A region from the Aegilops tauschii subsp. strangulata cultivar AL8/78 chromosome 5, Aet v6.0, whole genome shotgun sequence genome encodes:
- the LOC109735970 gene encoding non-specific lipid transfer protein GPI-anchored 14 — MAFAARRSGGGALLMMLAVAAAVVGPAGADFAADKAECADKLMGLATCLTYVQLTATARAPTPDCCSGFRQVLGTSKRCMCILVKDRDEPALGIKVNITRSMNLPSVCNIAATFSDCPKILNMAPDSKETEIFKQYAREHEGKNAATTSPTAAAATATGTAAGKSVDATSGAGRHTVVFATVVSALLASAFVLA; from the exons ATGGCTTTCGCGGCTCGCCGTAGCGGTGGTGGTGCACTGTTGATGATGCtggccgtggcggcggcggttGTGGGGCCGGCGGGCGCGGACTTCGCGGCGGACAAGGCGGAGTGCGCGGACAAGCTGATGGGGCTGGCGACGTGCCTGACGTACGTGCAGCTGACGGCGACGGCGCGGGCGCCCACGCCGGACTGCTGCTCCGGGTTCCGGCAGGTGCTGGGCACCAGCAAGCGGTGCATGTGCATCCTGGTCAAGGACCGCGACGAGCCGGCGCTCGGGATCAAGGTCAACATCACCCGCTCCATGAACCTCCCCTCCGTCTGCAACATCGCCGCCACCTTCTCGGACTGCCCCA AGATCCTCAACATGGCGCCGGACTCCAAGGAGACGGAGATCTTCAAACAGTATGCGCGTGAGCACGAGGGCAAGAACGCCGCCACCACTtcgcccaccgccgccgccgccaccgccaccg GTACTGCCGCCGGGAAGAGCGTGGACGCGACGTCCGGTGCAGGGAGGCACACGGTGGTCTTCGCCACCGTCGTCTCGGCGCTGCTCGCCTCCGCCTTTGTTCTCGCGTGA
- the LOC109735967 gene encoding uncharacterized protein → MNFFDMWTRQQAQDLAPPPRLITAEDRRIQQRRESRLLIAEADEHAMAVWRERFPQDVALENEFWAQRRAERAAEQADRRERKALAEAQCELGPVSSWDDNDPRREDTFLSSDYTTEKNDNEE, encoded by the coding sequence ATGAACTTCTTCGACATGTGGACGCGCCAGCAGGCGCAGGACCTCGCGCCTCCCCCGCGACTAATAACCGCAGAGGACCGCCGCATCCAGCAGAGGCGGGAGAGCCGCCTCCTCATCGCCGAGGCGGATGAGCACGCCATGGCGGTGTGGCGCGAGCGCTTCCCGCAGGATGTCGCCCTTGAGAACGAGTTCTGGGCgcagaggagggcggagcgagccgcggAACAGGCAGACAGGCGTGAGCGGAAGGCACTGGCGGAAGCCCAGTGCGAATTGGGACCTGTGTCGTCCTGGGACGACAATGATCCTCGGCGGGAGGACACGTTTCTGTCGTCGGACTACACCACCGAGAAGAACGACAACGAGGAGTAG
- the LOC109735959 gene encoding non-specific lipid transfer protein GPI-anchored 14, translated as MAARRSGAVVAALMVVAAALVGLAGADFAADRAECADKLMGLATCLTYVQLAATARSPTPDCCSGFRQVLAASKKCLCVLVKDRDEPTLGIKFNVTRAMNLPSACNIPATFSDCPKILNMSPDSKEAEIFKQYGIEHEGKNATAGGAATGTSGAKSADAAAGAGRHAVVFAVVVSALLASLFVLA; from the exons ATGGCAGCTCGGCGTAGTGGTGCGGTGGTGGCAGCGTtgatggtggtggcggcggcgctgGTCGGGCTCGCTGGCGCCGACTTCGCGGCGGACAGGGCGGAGTGCGCGGACAAGCTGATGGGGCTGGCGACGTGCCTGACGTACGTGCAGCTGGCGGCGACGGCGCGGTCGCCCACGCCGGACTGCTGCTCCGGGTTCCGGCAGGTGCTGGCCGCAAGCAAGAAGTGCCTGTGCGTGCTGGTCAAGGACCGCGACGAGCCCACCCTGGGGATCAAGTTCAACGTCACCCGCGCCATGAACCTCCCCTCCGCCTGCAACATCCCCGCCACCTTCTCCGACTGCCCCA AGATCCTCAACATGTCGCCGGACTCCAAGGAGGCCGAGATCTTCAAGCAGTACGGGATCGAGCACGAGGGCAAGAACGCCACCGCCGGCGGCGCCGCCACCG GTACCTCCGGCGCGAAGAGCGCCGACGCGGCGGCCGGTGCAGGGAGGCACGCGGTGGTCTTCGCCGTCGTCGTCTCGGCGCTGCTCGCCTCCCTCTTTGTTCTCGCGTGA
- the LOC141023105 gene encoding uncharacterized protein produces the protein MPNLPVQFNTIREVLSEFLTDKQLGFSEISPCPFGQAYIKLASVFGRDSLVNNSPHQFTDVHVIFEKHNKGMNWRRLTLNREVWILLCGFPFDKRSIGEVNEAVSKFGKFIMWDRVRSTRANLMVQVRVEELSDIPASIVFGEGDDFQTGSLTVPVVILQQAILGVFPPDEDPIPPYGNPHPIPNQANHHPNQHNHFLGPLQQHEQEVHNQVHHHEPNHNQNLNLQLALHNGQDFQEMEIEEEEAEMPGWGHWALPQDNMQIDQELHDGEFLAHQDIVAPLDENAQQVVENLQLGDNNSNITTSSAPPLQSADTAASANGPLGPPNEIPDLNLLAGPQGEEPLAPPGPLIRPTVPAIGWEDFHLSAVIMDSVVAAENSLDPMFLEASAVFVGQNTSATLPLMLEELQVIPLPEKSDRGVIFQATEQSPSLLDKPSGAPETECCNFIQQTAMSEHTDSEIKKINPDTQDITPIEIQQSLNPVEQRESETHGECTSDTTAPPGFPDPVYLPHGEPQSHAYKEVEDLLGKEGTLIWKKHFAPTMDSTNIIQETKRENIDSLYLKNFCPRRLSKFAYLPSVGAAGGESWYLTNVYGPCQPDIRPDFINWFHNFQMVDNANWMILGDFNYVRYPHNRSREGGCINDMLLFNEAINHQALIEIPLRGRNFTWSNMQDAPLLEKLDWCFTSESWALSYPATSASPLAKTTSDHIPISIKIGTSIPIAQIFRFENFWMEHRQFKEVVKNIWEQHVDETDSAKIIAAKLKRLRKGLKIWARSLSELKQIIADSNYLILFYDTIEEFRPLSVAEHNGRAILKDHLSQTLNNQRIYWKQRATFKKIKVGEANTKFFQARATIKHRNNQIALLRDEMGQEHTDHQTKAAILHRAFKERLGTSAINQNPLLLHTLIQPMGISVNWNYPSPKRKLTKLLSICL, from the exons ATGCCCAATCTACCCGTGCAGTTCAACACAATTCGTGAGGTACTTTCTGAGTTCCTCACAGATAAGCAGCTGGGTTTCTCTGAGATTTCTCCCTGCCCTTTTGGACAAGCATACATCAAGCTCGCTAGTGTGTTTGGTAGAGATTCGCTGGTTAATAATAGTCCCCATCAGTTTACGGATGTTCACGTCATCTTTGAGAAACATAATAAAGGAATGAACTGGAGAAGGCTTACCTTAAACAGAGAGGTTTGGATTCTGCTGTGTGGTTTCCCCTTTGATAAACGCAGTATTGGAGAGGTTAATGAAGCCGTTTCTAAATTCGGCAAGTTCATTATGTGGGATCGAGTCCGGAGTACCAGAGCGAATTTGATGGTCCAAGTTAGAGTTGAGGAATTAAGTGACATTCCAGCTAGTATCGTGTTCGGAGAAGGGGATGATTTTCAGACTGGCTCACTGACGGTTCCTGTGGTTATCCTTCAGCAGGCCATCTTGGGGGTATTTCCACCCGACGAAGACCCCATTCCCCCTTATGGCAACCCACATCCTATCCCAAATCAGGCTAACCACCACCCGAATCAACATAATCATTTTCTCGGACCCCTCCAACAACATGAGCAGGAAGTGCATAATCAAGTGCACCATCATGAGCCCAACCACAACCAAAATCTGAACCTTCAGTTAGCTCTGCATAATGGTCAGGACTTCCAAGAGATGgagattgaggaggaggaggctgaaATGCCTGGCTGGGGACACTGGGCTCTGCCTCAAGATAACATGCAGATTGATCAAGAATTGCACGATGGTGAGTTTCTGGCACATCAGGATATAGTGGCACCACTTGATGAGAATGCACAGCAAGTCGTTGAAAACCTGCAACTGGGAGATAACAATAGTAATATTACAACTTCTTCAGCACCTCCCCTCCAGAGTGCAGACACAGCTGCTTCTGCTAATGGGCCATTGGGGCCTCCGAATGAAATCCCAGATTTAAATCTGCTGGCTGGGCCTCAGGGAGAAGAACCACTTGCTCCCCCAGGCCCACTCATCAGGCCTACTGTTCCTGCCATAGGATGGGAAGACTTCCACCTCTCTGCTGTGATTATGGATTCTGTTGTAGCTGCTGAAAACAGTCTTGATCCCATGTTTCTGGAAGCTTCAGCAGTTTTTGTAGGACAGAACACTTCTGCCACTTTACCTCTGATGCTGGAAGAGCTGCAGGTTATCCCTTTACCTGAAAAAAGTGACAGAGGTGTTATCTTTCAGGCTACAGAGCAGAGCCCATCTCTGCTAGACAAACCTAGTGGTGCTCCTGAGACTGAATGCTGCAACTTCATTCAGCAGACTGCAATGTCAGAACATACAGACTCTGAGATAAAGAAAATAAACCCGGACACTCAGGATATCACTCCTATTGAGATTCAGCAGTCACTTAACCCTGTAGAGCAGAGAGAATCTGAAACACATGGTGAGTGTACATCAGACACCACTGCCCCACCTGGATTTCCTGATCCTGTTTATTTACCTCATGGTGAACCTCAATCTCATGCATACAAGGAGGTAGAGGATCTGCTGGGAAAAGAAGGAACCCTCATTTGGAAGAAACATTTTGCTCCAACCATGGACAGTACAAACATCATCCAG GAAACCAAACGAGAAAACATTGACAGTCTATACCTCAAAAATTTCTGTCCTAGAAGGCTTTCCAAATTTGCCTATCTTCCATCTGTTGGGGCTGCAGGTG GGGAATCATGGTATCTCACCAATGTTTATGGTCCTTGTCAACCTGATATCAGACCAGATTTCATTAATTGGTTCCATAATTTTCAAATGGTTGACAATGCAAACTGGATGATCCTTGGAGATTTTAATTATGTGAGATATCCTCATAACAGAAGTAGAGAAGGAGGTTGCATTAATGATATGCTACTGTTTAATGAGGCCATCAACCATCAAGCTCTCATTGAGATCCCTTTGAGAGGGAGGAATTTCACCTGGAGCAATATGCAGGATGCTCCACTTTTGGAAAAACTTGATTGGTGTTTTACATCAGAATCTTGGGCTCTCTCCTACCCTGCCACATCTGCTTCTCCACTTGCCAAAACTACCTCTGATCATATTCCCATTAGCATTAAAATTGGTACCTCCATCCCCATAGCACAAATATTCAGATTTGAGAATTTCTGGATGGAACACAGGCAATTTAAAGAAGTGGTCAAAAACATTTGGGAGCAGCATGTAGATGAAACTGATAGTGCTAAGATCATTGCTGCTAAGTTAAAGAGATTGAGAAAGGGACTCAAGATTTGGGCCAGATCTCTATCTGAACTGAAACAGATTATTGCAGACTCCAATTATTTGATCTTATTCTATGATACCATAGAGGAGTTCAGACCTCTTTCTGTTGCAGAACACAATGGCAGGGCAATTCTCAAAGATCATTTGTCTCAGACATTGAATAACCAAAGGATCTATTGGAAGCAAAGAGCCACTTTCAAGAAAATCAAAGTTGGGGAGGCTAATACTAAATTCTTCCAAGCTAGAGCAACCATCAAGCACAGGAACAACCAGATTGCTTTGTTAAGAGATGAGATGGGTCAGGAACACACTGATCACCAGACAAAAGCAGCCATTCTGCACAGAGCTTTTAAAGAGAGACTGGGTACTAGTGCTATTAATCAAAACCCCTTACTCTTGCATACCTTGATTCAGCCTATGGGGATCTCAGTGAACTGGAACTACCCTTCACCAAAGAGGAAATTGACAAAGTTGTTAAGCATATGCCTGTGA